Genomic window (Granulicella arctica):
CCCTTCCATTCGAGAAGAGACTACGCTCCTATCTTTCTGAAAGAATGTTTAGACGGTTCACTGTTAGCGTTCCGATGGATAGCGTTTCGATACGGGCTTCTAGGACCTTCAACCGTCTGATGCTCATAGCTCCGACAGCCAGCGCGCCTATGGCCGCTGCCCCGAATGCGACCGCCCCCATCGCAACTGCGCCGATTGCTGTACTGCCAAGTTTGACCTTGCGTATTGCATTTTCTGCTTGGATCATAATTGTTCTCCGTTTGGCTGCTACTTCTGGTTGAGTTTCTTGGTGACCCCTACCGCGAGACGGAGGATCATTTTGCGAGGCAGAAATCGAGCTCCCCAAGTACTGAGACGATTTGTCACTTTACCCGGATAAACCACATTCTTGCCTTGATCAAAGCCGCGTAAGATGTCCAGGACGACAGAGCCGGGCTGATCCATCTGGCTGGTTTTGAGCGTAGGGCTCATATTGACAAAAAAGTGGGTCGCGACAGGCCCGGGACAGGCTGCCATTACTTGCACACCCGTCCCTTTCAACTCCAATCCGAGTCCTTCGCTAAAAAACAGGACAAACGCCTTGGACGCTGCGTAGACACTGGCACCCGCAAGCGGCTGGAACGCCGCTGTGGACGCTAGGTTGATGACCCCGCCGCAATGGGCGGAGACCATATCCGGCGCGAAGGCATGGGTCAGGGATACGACAGCCCGTACATTGAGATCCACTTCCTCCAATTGCTTGGCCAGCGAAGTGTCGAG
Coding sequences:
- a CDS encoding SDR family NAD(P)-dependent oxidoreductase, which gives rise to MTYQGMTALITGASMGLGEAFANELATRGAHLVLVARSENKLIGMAEALRVHAGVDITVISADLSSAEGVQHLIAEVKRRDLRIDLLINNAGLGVFENFLDTSLAKQLEEVDLNVRAVVSLTHAFAPDMVSAHCGGVINLASTAAFQPLAGASVYAASKAFVLFFSEGLGLELKGTGVQVMAACPGPVATHFFVNMSPTLKTSQMDQPGSVVLDILRGFDQGKNVVYPGKVTNRLSTWGARFLPRKMILRLAVGVTKKLNQK